The window AGATGCTCGTCGCCAACAAGAACTACCGAACCCCCATCACCACCGTCGCCGCCGTCTGGACCACCTCGGGGTACAAACTTCTCCCGCCGGAATGAAACACACCCATTCCCGCCATCGCCAGCTCGTACGTAGATTACCGCTTCGTCAACGAACCGCATCAGTCAACGATTTCTTCTTAACTTCTTCTTCAGTGCCTCAACCACCGGGGCGGGCGCAAAACAGGAAACCTCACCCCCGGCTCGTGCCAGTTCCCGCACCAGGGACGAACTTAAATAAAAATACTTTTCTGATGGGACAAAAAAAATCGTCTCCATCTCCGGCGCCAACTTCCGATTGGTCAATGCCATCTGAAACTCGTAGTCAAAATCCATCACTGCTCGCAATCCGCGCACTACTGCCCGAGCCCCAACACGCCGGACAAAATCTACTAGGAGTCCATCAAAACCTTCGACCTGCACCTGCCTCATCCCCGAAGTCACCTTTCTTACAAGTGCAACCCGCTCCTCCCAGGTGAAAAGCGGATTTTTCTCCTCGCGCTTTGCCACCCCAATAATAACCCGGTCAAAAAGGCGGGATGCCCGCTCTATCACATCAAGATGACCAAGTGTAATTGGGTCAAAACTCCCCGGGTAAACTGCAACCTTCTCTTTTT is drawn from candidate division WOR-3 bacterium and contains these coding sequences:
- the coaD gene encoding pantetheine-phosphate adenylyltransferase; the protein is MRNSRVVMKDRGEKEKVAVYPGSFDPITLGHLDVIERASRLFDRVIIGVAKREEKNPLFTWEERVALVRKVTSGMRQVQVEGFDGLLVDFVRRVGARAVVRGLRAVMDFDYEFQMALTNRKLAPEMETIFFVPSEKYFYLSSSLVRELARAGGEVSCFAPAPVVEALKKKLRRNR